A stretch of the Gracilinanus agilis isolate LMUSP501 chromosome 4, AgileGrace, whole genome shotgun sequence genome encodes the following:
- the RGS21 gene encoding regulator of G-protein signaling 21, translating into MPVKCCFHRSTPTNTMAWCESMDTLLANKAGLDAFRTFLKSEFSEENVEFWLACEDYKKTESAEKIASKARMIYSEFIQADAPKEINIDFSTRDLISRNISQPTLKCFDEAQRLIYSLMAKDSFPRFLKSEAYKKLVNSQQDGNHKRWLPFL; encoded by the exons ATGTTGTTTTCACAGGTCAACACCCACAAATACAATGGCCTGGTGTGAGTCCATGGATACCTTGCTAGCCAACAAAG CTGGTCTAGATGCTTTTAGAACATTTCTGAAGTCAGAATTTAGTGAGGAGAATGTTGAGTTCTGGCTGGCCTGTGAAGATTACAAGAAAACTGAATCTGCAGAAAAAATTGCTTCTAAAGCCAGGATGATTTATTCTGAATTCATCCAAGCTGATGCCCCCAAAGAG ATTAACATTGACTTCAGCACCAGAGACCTCATCTCACGGAATATCTCACAACCAACTCTCAAATGTTTTGATGAAGCTCAGAGGTTAATCTATAGTCTCATGGCCAAGGACTCTTTTCCTCGTTTTCTAAAATCAGAGGCTTATAAAAAACTGGTAAATAGTCAACAGGATGGAAATCATAAAAGATGGCTTCCCTTTTTGTGA